The genomic region AGGAGGGCTAAAAAATTTTATTGTTTTTTTGAATTAGAGGATGACGAAGGAATACTCTAATTCAATTAAAAACAAAAAATTTTTTAGCCCGAGTAGGCCGACTGGGCGCGGGCTCTTAAGTTACCTCTACCCACCCCGAAAAGACGTGACACTAATTGTAAAGAAAATAAGGTCTGCCGGTGCGATTGGAAAGTTCTTGATGCACAGTTACGCCAAATACTTCGCGAATATTTTGTTCGGTCAAAACCTCTTTAGGATGTCCCATGCAATGAATCATCCCATCTTTAATTAAGAGTATGGTCTTGCACATCGCAGCGGCTAAGTTGAGATCGTGCAATACAGCTAGAATGGTCAAATTTTTTTCGCGATTAAGGCGCGTTAATAAAGAATAGATCACGGTTTTATGACGCAAATCAAGAAAGGTAGTGGGCTCGTCTAGTAATAAGATCCTTGGATTTTGTGCTAAGGCCCGGGCCAACATCACCCGCTCTCGCTCGCCCCCCGACAAGGTACGCACATCACGATCTGAAAATTGCAAACAGTCGGTTTGTTGCATGGCTTCTCGAACAAAGGCTAAATCATCAGCCGAGGGA from Deltaproteobacteria bacterium harbors:
- a CDS encoding ABC transporter ATP-binding protein, with the translated sequence MVMVSAIEFQQVQFSYRNRMIFPKLDLKIEAGDFVGILGPNGCGKTTLLKLTAGVERSDIGEVRVMGKVVQEYPRKTLAQSLAVLPQEAYVDYPFSAWEIALMGRAPFLSLFQTPSADDLAFVREAMQQTDCLQFSDRDVRTLSGGERERVMLARALAQNPRILLLDEPTTFLDLRHKTVIYSLLTRLNREKNLTILAVLHDLNLAAAMCKTILLIKDGMIHCMGHPKEVLTEQNIREVFGVTVHQELSNRTGRPYFLYN